One genomic segment of Synechocystis sp. LKSZ1 includes these proteins:
- a CDS encoding SDR family oxidoreductase, whose amino-acid sequence MNVLITGATGFVGQPLCQHLIKQNYTITATIRRPKDQQKLPQGTKCQLISGLNHILPTSILEHTNTIIHLAARAHQLNDQADDPEAEFQNVNHHGTVNLAQQAISAGVKHFIFISSIGAVTTLSDTIISEKTSCNPDTPYGRSKHDAEQSLIQLCQGSDMTWTILRPTLVYGPNNPGNMERLLALVNKSLPLPFASIHNVRSLLYVGNLVDAIITCIEHPKAKNQTFIVSDGQDLSTPKLIRQLGQALGKPAKLLPFPPSLLKLAAKSIGKAGIANRLLGSLQVDSSKIRNTLNWKPPYTIDEGLKITADWFTLRIR is encoded by the coding sequence ATGAATGTTTTGATCACAGGTGCCACCGGGTTTGTCGGCCAGCCCCTCTGCCAACACCTAATAAAACAAAACTATACTATTACCGCCACTATCCGCCGCCCCAAAGATCAGCAAAAACTCCCCCAGGGTACGAAGTGTCAATTAATATCCGGCTTGAACCATATCCTACCTACCAGCATCCTTGAGCATACAAATACAATTATTCACCTTGCCGCTCGGGCCCACCAACTCAACGACCAAGCCGATGATCCAGAAGCTGAATTTCAAAACGTTAATCACCACGGCACCGTTAACCTTGCTCAACAAGCCATTTCTGCCGGTGTTAAACACTTTATTTTTATAAGTTCCATTGGAGCTGTAACCACCCTCAGCGACACCATTATCTCAGAGAAAACCTCTTGTAATCCTGATACCCCCTATGGCCGCAGTAAACATGATGCCGAACAATCCTTAATCCAACTCTGCCAAGGGTCAGACATGACCTGGACAATTTTACGCCCAACTTTAGTCTATGGCCCCAACAACCCGGGCAATATGGAACGCCTACTGGCTTTAGTTAATAAAAGCTTGCCCCTTCCCTTCGCTTCTATTCATAATGTCCGTAGCCTGCTCTACGTCGGTAATTTAGTGGATGCCATCATCACATGCATTGAGCATCCCAAGGCTAAAAATCAAACCTTTATTGTCAGTGATGGCCAAGACCTCTCCACCCCCAAACTGATTAGACAGCTAGGTCAGGCATTAGGCAAACCCGCGAAACTCTTACCCTTTCCTCCCTCTCTCCTCAAACTAGCTGCCAAGAGTATTGGCAAAGCAGGCATCGCCAATAGACTCCTTGGCTCTCTCCAAGTGGACAGTAGTAAGATCAGAAACACCCTCAACTGGAAACCACCCTATACGATAGACGAGGGATTAAAAATAACAGCCGATTGGTTTACCCTGCGTATCCGCTAA
- a CDS encoding transposase produces the protein MIVLKFKLKGKDLQYQRIDEAIRTAQFVRNKALRYWMDNRGVGRYDLNKYCAELAQEFPFAKALNSMARQAAAERAWSAIARFYDNCKKQVKGKKGFPKFKKHCRSVEYKTSGWKLHDPKHIEFTDGNNIGVLKLVGTWDLAFYDPAQIKRVRLVKRADGYYCQFCISVKVEVPSEPTHKTVGIDLGLNYFIATSDGETVESPKFYRKAEHQLNRANRQKSKKYRKGAKPQSRNYHRARERYARKHLKVSRQRKEYCKRVAYCVIQSNDLVAYEDLNVKNMVRNRHLAKSISDAGWTTFCQWLDYFGRKYGKVTVAVPPHYTSQNCSQCGATVKKSLSIRTHVCSNCGYVEDRDVNAARNILRRGLEQIGRGAAESTLQEFDPLASLEQSCGVKVGR, from the coding sequence ATGATAGTTCTTAAGTTCAAACTTAAAGGAAAAGACCTTCAATACCAGCGCATAGATGAGGCTATTCGCACCGCCCAGTTTGTCCGCAACAAAGCACTACGCTACTGGATGGATAATCGTGGGGTAGGGCGTTACGACCTCAACAAATATTGCGCTGAGTTGGCCCAGGAATTTCCCTTCGCCAAGGCTCTGAACTCCATGGCTAGACAGGCTGCCGCTGAACGAGCCTGGTCTGCCATTGCTCGCTTCTACGACAACTGTAAAAAGCAGGTCAAAGGCAAGAAAGGATTTCCTAAATTCAAGAAGCACTGCCGCTCAGTGGAGTATAAAACCTCGGGCTGGAAGCTTCATGACCCTAAACACATTGAGTTCACTGATGGGAACAACATCGGTGTGCTCAAGCTGGTGGGCACCTGGGATTTAGCCTTTTACGACCCGGCACAAATTAAACGGGTGCGATTAGTCAAACGGGCAGATGGCTATTACTGTCAGTTCTGTATATCCGTTAAGGTTGAAGTACCGTCTGAACCGACCCACAAAACGGTGGGGATAGACCTGGGACTAAACTACTTCATTGCTACCAGTGATGGTGAGACAGTGGAGTCCCCGAAGTTCTACCGTAAGGCGGAGCATCAACTCAACCGAGCTAACCGTCAAAAATCCAAGAAGTACCGCAAAGGTGCAAAACCCCAGTCTCGTAACTATCACAGGGCTAGAGAACGATATGCTCGGAAACACTTAAAAGTAAGTAGGCAGCGTAAAGAGTATTGCAAGCGTGTTGCATACTGCGTAATCCAATCTAACGATTTGGTCGCCTACGAAGACTTAAATGTAAAGAACATGGTACGTAATCGGCATCTAGCCAAGTCGATTAGTGACGCAGGATGGACAACATTCTGTCAATGGTTGGATTACTTTGGTAGGAAGTACGGCAAGGTAACAGTTGCGGTACCTCCGCATTACACCAGCCAGAACTGTTCGCAATGTGGCGCTACAGTTAAGAAGTCCTTGAGTATTAGAACTCATGTCTGCTCTAACTGCGGTTACGTTGAAGACCGTGACGTGAATGCAGCCAGGAATATCCTGCGACGAGGATTAGAACAAATAGGTCGGGGCGCGGCCGAATCTACGCTTCAGGAGTTTGACCCTCTAGCATCGTTGGAGCAATCCTGCGGTGTTAAGGTTGGACGTTGA
- a CDS encoding DUF29 domain-containing protein — MQIIDYETDFYAWASQQADLLRQRQTSSLDWMNLAEEIETMGRSEKRQLASRLEVLIMHLLKWQYQPNLRSRSWQLTIKEQRLRLAKLLQENPSLKPCLAESILSAYPLAVISAERETGLSSYPEHCPYSPEELLSNQFLPD, encoded by the coding sequence ATGCAGATAATCGATTACGAGACCGACTTTTATGCCTGGGCTAGCCAGCAGGCAGACCTACTGCGACAACGACAGACGAGTAGTTTAGATTGGATGAATCTAGCTGAAGAAATCGAAACAATGGGTCGCTCAGAAAAACGCCAGCTTGCCAGCCGCTTAGAAGTGCTGATCATGCACCTACTGAAGTGGCAATACCAACCCAATTTAAGATCTCGGAGTTGGCAGTTGACCATCAAAGAACAACGACTACGGCTAGCCAAACTACTGCAAGAAAACCCCAGTCTTAAGCCCTGCTTAGCAGAGTCCATCCTGTCAGCCTATCCCCTAGCGGTTATCAGTGCCGAACGAGAAACGGGACTGTCCAGCTATCCTGAACATTGCCCCTATAGTCCAGAAGAATTGCTGAGCAACCAATTTCTACCCGATTGA
- a CDS encoding Uma2 family endonuclease, with the protein MFVQEKTDSDLKPEKNLITLEAFWHWYPDGYEGRFELHNGVIVKMQPTGTHEQVAGFLSMEIGFEIKRLNLPLFIPRQGLVKAINTDKSGYIPDVMVLDNDAVKNNELLWEKRSTIIEGSTIKLAIEVVSTNWQDDYLMKLGEYEKLGIEEYWIVDYLGLGGRRYIGEPKQPTISVFHLVEGEYVFELFQGQNMIKSLCFPELRLTAEQIFNIGQE; encoded by the coding sequence ATGTTTGTCCAAGAGAAAACAGATAGTGACCTAAAACCAGAAAAAAATCTAATCACCCTCGAAGCGTTTTGGCATTGGTATCCCGATGGCTATGAAGGGCGATTTGAATTACACAATGGAGTCATTGTCAAAATGCAACCCACGGGTACTCACGAACAAGTTGCTGGTTTTCTTTCGATGGAAATAGGTTTTGAAATTAAGCGCTTAAATTTACCCTTATTCATCCCCCGTCAAGGATTAGTCAAAGCAATAAACACAGATAAATCAGGCTATATTCCCGATGTCATGGTGCTAGATAATGATGCGGTCAAAAACAATGAACTATTGTGGGAAAAACGATCAACGATTATTGAAGGAAGCACAATTAAATTAGCGATTGAGGTGGTCAGCACAAACTGGCAGGATGATTATTTAATGAAATTAGGAGAATACGAAAAATTAGGCATCGAAGAATATTGGATTGTTGACTACTTGGGATTAGGTGGAAGACGTTATATCGGTGAGCCAAAGCAACCCACTATCTCTGTTTTTCATTTAGTTGAAGGAGAGTATGTTTTTGAACTATTTCAAGGTCAAAATATGATTAAATCTCTCTGCTTTCCTGAACTTCGCTTGACCGCAGAGCAAATTTTTAATATTGGACAAGAGTGA
- a CDS encoding Uma2 family endonuclease has protein sequence MPPKAFKEYWVADLSHCQVFIFDHPVNGQYARVQVSSDGVISPPAFPNLELSLKDLFRW, from the coding sequence ATGCCGCCGAAGGCATTTAAAGAATACTGGGTCGCGGATCTGAGCCACTGCCAGGTCTTTATTTTTGATCATCCCGTCAATGGCCAGTATGCCAGGGTGCAGGTTTCCTCTGACGGGGTCATCTCCCCTCCAGCCTTTCCCAATTTAGAACTTTCCCTCAAAGACTTGTTTCGATGGTAG
- a CDS encoding Uma2 family endonuclease, which produces MFRDNPAVELLEGNIVTIPPEGPLHSYMNHTSADYLRQKLKGIALIRESHPITLSRSEPEPDIAIVVPPQEGYKERYPRADDIFCLIEIANSTLASDLNDKKQIYAAEGI; this is translated from the coding sequence ATATTCCGTGATAATCCAGCCGTAGAACTTTTAGAGGGAAACATCGTCACCATACCCCCGGAAGGTCCTTTGCACAGCTATATGAACCATACAAGCGCCGACTATCTACGCCAAAAATTAAAAGGAATAGCATTAATCAGAGAGTCTCATCCCATCACCCTCAGTCGTTCAGAACCAGAACCCGATATTGCCATTGTTGTTCCTCCCCAGGAAGGCTACAAAGAACGCTATCCCAGAGCCGATGATATTTTCTGTTTAATTGAGATCGCCAATAGCACCTTAGCCTCTGATTTGAATGATAAGAAGCAGATTTATGCCGCCGAAGGCATTTAA
- a CDS encoding glycosyltransferase family 4 protein: MKKKILHIITRLVVGGAQDNTLLTVKNHDRAFYHISLASNPDGIWLDRAKNYSDCFYPISSLVNPISPFKDWQAFWDIVAILKKEKIDIVHTHSSKAGILGRLAANYCKIPVVHTIHGFPFHDFMPPWKKQLFITIEKKIAQKTNFLITVCELNRKEALQLGIVNQDNAQTIYSGIDFDKLDQTFDYNSLKQELNIIPETKIITMVGRLDKQKAPYYLITAFAQVLEKFPDTILLLVGEGELEESLRNQIKALNIELNVKFLGSRDDVPVILNITNIFALSSLWEGLGRAMTEAMLMGIPVVVPNIYGIPEIVHHNETGLLFEAKDTDQLANHLVFLLNNPQECQRLGKNAKVLTRRLFDGKEMVRQIEAIYEKVLSKNGIFNTM; this comes from the coding sequence ATGAAAAAAAAGATATTACATATCATAACTCGTTTGGTAGTAGGGGGAGCTCAAGATAATACTCTTCTTACTGTCAAAAATCACGATCGCGCCTTCTATCATATTTCTTTAGCAAGTAATCCTGATGGTATTTGGCTAGATAGGGCGAAAAATTATAGTGATTGCTTTTATCCTATTTCTAGTTTAGTTAATCCTATTTCACCCTTTAAAGATTGGCAAGCTTTTTGGGATATTGTTGCTATTCTCAAAAAAGAAAAAATTGATATAGTTCATACCCATAGCTCCAAGGCCGGTATCTTGGGTAGACTGGCCGCTAACTATTGTAAAATTCCAGTAGTTCACACCATTCATGGCTTCCCTTTTCATGACTTCATGCCCCCGTGGAAAAAACAGTTATTTATTACCATTGAGAAAAAAATTGCCCAAAAAACTAATTTTCTCATCACTGTATGCGAGCTAAACCGAAAAGAAGCCTTACAACTAGGTATTGTTAATCAAGATAACGCCCAAACTATCTATAGTGGTATTGACTTTGACAAATTAGATCAAACCTTTGACTATAATTCCCTCAAGCAAGAGCTAAACATTATCCCGGAGACTAAAATCATTACGATGGTAGGACGTTTAGACAAACAAAAAGCCCCCTATTATTTAATTACTGCCTTTGCTCAAGTTTTAGAAAAATTCCCTGATACCATCTTATTGCTTGTGGGAGAGGGGGAATTAGAAGAATCTCTAAGAAATCAAATCAAAGCATTAAATATTGAACTAAACGTTAAATTTTTAGGCTCTAGAGACGATGTACCCGTCATTTTAAATATTACTAATATCTTTGCTCTTTCTTCCCTATGGGAAGGATTAGGACGGGCCATGACAGAAGCAATGCTCATGGGGATTCCTGTTGTTGTCCCTAACATTTATGGTATTCCAGAAATTGTTCATCATAACGAGACAGGACTTCTGTTTGAAGCTAAAGATACAGACCAATTAGCCAATCACTTAGTTTTCCTTTTAAATAATCCCCAAGAATGTCAGCGACTGGGAAAAAATGCAAAAGTCTTGACCAGAAGACTATTTGATGGCAAAGAAATGGTTCGCCAGATTGAGGCAATATATGAAAAAGTCTTAAGCAAAAATGGTATTTTTAATACCATGTAA
- a CDS encoding acyltransferase codes for MNLRYINVPASFLTLGLWKILYQKQVQIHNFMKVFAGPRCELILTGENALFEIKGRLILRKDASININDGSLILGNQVFFNRGCSINCHYKIEIGEGCIFGENVLLYDHDHNFKEEGLFQSQGFSKKEIIIEDNVWIGSGTIILKGTYIGKNSVIGAGSLVKSNIPPNTIFFNKRESFFKSIVNDHDKNIS; via the coding sequence ATGAATTTACGCTATATCAATGTACCTGCTTCTTTTTTAACTCTAGGTCTATGGAAGATACTTTATCAAAAGCAAGTGCAAATTCATAATTTTATGAAAGTTTTTGCTGGCCCTCGTTGTGAATTAATTCTTACCGGTGAGAATGCTTTATTTGAAATAAAAGGAAGATTAATTTTAAGAAAAGATGCTTCAATTAATATCAATGATGGTTCTTTAATTCTCGGAAATCAGGTCTTTTTCAATCGAGGTTGCTCCATTAATTGTCATTATAAAATTGAAATTGGTGAAGGTTGTATTTTTGGAGAGAATGTCTTACTTTACGATCATGACCATAATTTTAAAGAAGAAGGATTATTCCAATCTCAAGGTTTTTCTAAAAAAGAAATTATTATTGAGGATAATGTTTGGATTGGTTCAGGGACGATTATTTTGAAAGGTACTTATATCGGAAAAAATTCTGTGATTGGTGCAGGGTCTCTCGTAAAAAGTAATATTCCACCAAATACTATTTTTTTTAATAAAAGAGAAAGTTTTTTCAAGTCTATTGTTAATGATCATGATAAAAATATTTCTTGA
- a CDS encoding IS4 family transposase: protein MISNFPQVVKKYLGHLSKNDYPELDTFKFVSIWLSFVLDQSQTSMRSQFKRLNARGESVDISTFSKASKKRNLKIFKEIWEKLKQEVEVSQKKKTRGLVLFPLDSTVISLTSKLLWRQGHHQVKLFSGIDLETGVPGGIVINFGQGHDSKYGNETIEATPENGVGIMDRGFCSLERIAKLQEKKERYFLLRIKNNISLKMLDNGKYEIGTGEKKVEGRGVVFSDREERTEFRLVTNLPEEGEGGVSNEEIAEFYRLRWQIELLWKFLKMHLKLDRLITKNTNGIEIQIYCCLIGYGMLRLVRIPKEFGESLLDKLRYLQAFMCEKISYVHWLRELVVGC, encoded by the coding sequence ATTATATCAAACTTTCCTCAAGTTGTGAAAAAGTATCTGGGTCACTTGTCCAAAAATGATTATCCAGAACTGGACACCTTTAAGTTTGTCTCAATTTGGCTAAGTTTCGTACTAGACCAAAGCCAAACAAGCATGAGAAGTCAATTCAAGAGACTAAACGCGAGAGGAGAGTCAGTAGATATATCGACCTTCTCAAAAGCAAGTAAAAAGAGAAACCTAAAGATTTTTAAAGAAATATGGGAAAAGCTAAAACAAGAAGTAGAAGTTTCTCAAAAAAAGAAAACAAGGGGACTAGTTTTGTTTCCGCTGGACTCAACAGTGATATCGTTAACCAGCAAGTTGTTATGGCGACAAGGACATCATCAGGTAAAACTATTTAGTGGAATTGATTTAGAAACAGGAGTCCCAGGGGGAATAGTGATTAATTTTGGTCAAGGGCATGATAGTAAATATGGAAATGAAACGATAGAAGCAACGCCAGAGAATGGAGTTGGGATAATGGATAGAGGATTTTGTAGTCTAGAAAGAATAGCTAAACTGCAAGAAAAGAAAGAGCGTTATTTTTTGTTGAGAATAAAGAATAATATAAGCTTAAAAATGCTGGACAATGGAAAATATGAAATAGGAACTGGGGAAAAAAAGGTAGAAGGAAGAGGAGTAGTGTTTAGCGATAGAGAAGAAAGGACAGAGTTCAGGTTAGTGACAAATTTACCAGAAGAGGGAGAGGGAGGAGTAAGCAATGAAGAAATCGCTGAATTCTATCGATTGCGCTGGCAAATAGAACTATTATGGAAGTTTTTAAAAATGCACCTAAAATTGGACAGGCTAATCACTAAGAATACAAATGGAATAGAGATTCAGATTTATTGTTGCCTGATTGGGTATGGGATGTTGAGATTGGTAAGAATTCCGAAAGAGTTTGGGGAATCATTATTAGATAAACTAAGGTATTTACAGGCATTTATGTGTGAAAAAATAAGTTATGTACACTGGCTGAGAGAGTTAGTGGTAGGTTGTTGA
- a CDS encoding acyltransferase produces the protein MDYFRINALKLKVAFNKIGRMRRQLLTIQAFRGLAAVLVVTRHATLISQNKFGQNFIGGIFAQGGIGVDFFFVLSGFILLFVHIKDIGQSHKVRSFAIKRIIRIYPIYWVITILCLPFFFLSISEEKSFNGDWWYLINSFLLVPQEKLPLLSPAWTLTHELYFYILAALLIYYWNSKIARAIFLTIVFGSLYKAFFDFAGTWDYKYRTYQTILDSNFLLSFIFSRFNLEFFAGCVSAFLAHKYLLNENKRKNKHKTIKQINSAKLIFSVLSIIFLFIFLISPDSLSFIYKNKILMIFWYSCVVSILLYVSTIMEYLTSFKPGSFLKFLGDASYSIYLVHYPALFLFVKILFLIKLEIILGSTLTMYLIVFLSLVLSILAYLYIELPVWNWSKKRVSGFVK, from the coding sequence GTGGATTATTTTAGGATTAATGCGTTAAAGTTAAAGGTAGCATTTAATAAAATAGGTAGAATGAGAAGACAACTTTTAACAATTCAAGCATTTAGAGGACTGGCAGCAGTACTAGTTGTTACTCGCCATGCAACTCTAATTTCCCAAAATAAATTTGGTCAGAACTTTATAGGAGGAATTTTTGCACAAGGTGGTATAGGTGTTGACTTTTTTTTTGTTTTAAGTGGATTCATTTTACTGTTTGTTCACATTAAAGATATAGGACAATCACACAAAGTAAGGTCTTTTGCTATCAAAAGAATAATAAGAATTTATCCTATTTACTGGGTTATTACTATTCTTTGTCTACCATTTTTCTTTTTATCAATTTCTGAAGAGAAATCTTTTAACGGAGACTGGTGGTACCTAATTAATTCTTTTCTCTTGGTTCCTCAAGAAAAATTACCTTTATTAAGTCCAGCTTGGACTCTGACCCATGAATTATATTTTTATATTTTAGCGGCATTATTAATTTATTACTGGAACTCTAAAATAGCTCGTGCAATTTTTTTAACCATTGTTTTTGGTAGTTTATATAAAGCTTTTTTTGACTTTGCTGGAACTTGGGATTATAAGTACAGAACCTATCAAACCATTCTTGATTCTAACTTCTTACTTTCTTTTATATTTAGTAGATTTAATCTAGAATTTTTTGCGGGTTGTGTATCAGCTTTTTTAGCTCATAAATACTTGCTAAATGAAAATAAGAGAAAAAACAAACATAAAACTATTAAACAAATAAATAGTGCAAAATTAATTTTTTCTGTTCTGAGTATTATTTTCCTATTTATTTTTTTGATATCTCCTGATAGTCTAAGTTTTATTTATAAAAATAAAATACTAATGATTTTCTGGTATAGTTGTGTTGTAAGTATTTTGTTATATGTATCAACTATCATGGAATATCTGACCAGTTTTAAGCCTGGTTCCTTCTTGAAATTCTTAGGAGATGCATCCTATTCTATTTACTTGGTTCATTATCCTGCATTATTTTTATTTGTAAAAATTTTATTTTTAATAAAATTAGAAATTATTTTGGGATCAACTTTAACGATGTATTTGATAGTTTTCCTATCATTGGTACTAAGTATCTTGGCTTATCTATACATAGAGCTTCCGGTTTGGAATTGGTCAAAAAAAAGAGTGTCAGGCTTTGTCAAATAA
- a CDS encoding phosphotransferase codes for MKNLRSNTPFLKIEGRSGCNITIIQDREKFLVRKVSSSFSYNARLVKQARKQNEFKQLNSLVFFDSPKIFSQGITHEELNYFDMEYIAAEKFSSFLCRISVKQIQQIVKHIINYLDCLFESAQPTNPPIRIIYRKINDLKTILCSNENFNKEFKQNVFSFLEKRISKAKFYQGYCHGDLTFSNMLFCNNKIYLIDFLDSFVESPIIDLVKLRQDTKFFWSIIVDADLENYNSCKTMQILSYIDRYLEQYLLKWEYEMYTWYKYLELFNLVRIMPYVTKVNEINFVKKHIKILLNSYD; via the coding sequence ATGAAAAATTTGAGAAGCAATACTCCTTTTCTTAAAATTGAAGGACGCTCAGGATGTAACATAACGATTATTCAAGATCGAGAAAAATTTTTAGTCAGAAAAGTTTCTTCTTCTTTTAGCTATAACGCTCGCTTAGTCAAACAGGCAAGAAAACAAAATGAATTTAAACAACTTAATTCTTTAGTCTTTTTTGACTCCCCAAAAATATTTTCTCAAGGAATTACTCACGAAGAATTAAACTATTTTGACATGGAATATATTGCGGCAGAAAAATTTAGCAGCTTTTTATGTCGAATTAGTGTTAAGCAAATTCAACAAATCGTCAAGCATATAATAAATTACTTAGACTGTCTATTTGAATCAGCACAGCCAACCAACCCTCCCATAAGAATAATTTATAGAAAAATAAATGATTTAAAAACAATTTTATGCTCCAACGAAAATTTTAATAAAGAATTTAAACAAAACGTTTTTTCCTTTTTAGAAAAGAGAATTTCAAAAGCAAAATTTTATCAAGGTTATTGTCATGGGGATTTAACTTTTTCCAATATGTTATTTTGTAATAATAAAATCTATTTAATAGATTTCCTTGACTCTTTTGTTGAATCCCCTATTATTGATTTAGTCAAACTAAGACAAGATACAAAGTTCTTTTGGTCAATCATAGTTGACGCTGATTTGGAAAATTATAATTCCTGTAAAACGATGCAAATATTATCTTATATTGATAGATATTTAGAACAATATCTTCTCAAATGGGAATATGAAATGTATACTTGGTATAAATACTTGGAATTGTTTAATTTGGTAAGAATTATGCCCTATGTGACTAAGGTCAATGAAATAAATTTTGTAAAAAAACATATTAAAATTCTATTGAATTCCTATGACTAA
- a CDS encoding glycosyltransferase family 2 protein: MKFSVCIPNFNYEVYIGKTIQSVLNQTYQDFEILISDNASTDSSVEIIKSFNDPRIKFQINKINIGFGPNLLKAASMASGDYMLMLSSDDLMLPNALETYRQILQSLDEERNKVILCSKAKIINEYDQQINYLEIDQKLWNQANNEEKLTELINNSVYSLSAETLLRFSFLLMRNPFHFLTTLYPKCLHDQVESYYHGSLINPDKRFGWELLGVAEKAYFVDEALFSYRIHNNNQGSQQAKMGAIKHHIDEYVATINVQESLLKKASITRQELIDAFIEQDIALRGLKFLGEGNSLLARRILHFGLATYPKSINKNTKAKLLRVLLLSGFIGQFISQKLMTVGLSYWNNQTQKTLQKLNN; encoded by the coding sequence ATGAAATTCTCAGTGTGTATTCCCAACTTTAATTATGAAGTCTATATCGGCAAAACCATCCAAAGTGTTTTAAATCAAACTTATCAAGACTTTGAAATTCTTATATCTGATAATGCCAGCACAGATTCTTCTGTAGAAATCATCAAAAGTTTTAATGATCCCAGAATTAAATTTCAAATTAATAAAATAAATATTGGTTTTGGTCCCAATCTTTTGAAAGCCGCTTCTATGGCTTCGGGAGATTATATGTTGATGCTATCTTCTGACGATTTGATGTTGCCTAATGCATTAGAAACTTATCGTCAAATATTACAATCTTTAGACGAAGAAAGAAATAAAGTAATTTTATGTAGTAAGGCAAAAATCATTAATGAATATGATCAGCAAATTAACTATCTAGAAATAGATCAAAAATTGTGGAATCAGGCAAACAATGAAGAGAAATTAACTGAATTAATTAATAATTCTGTTTATAGTTTATCAGCGGAAACTTTATTGCGATTTTCTTTTTTATTAATGCGTAACCCTTTTCATTTTCTAACAACTCTCTATCCAAAGTGTTTACATGATCAGGTAGAAAGTTATTATCATGGTAGTCTAATCAATCCTGACAAACGTTTTGGGTGGGAACTTTTAGGAGTTGCAGAAAAAGCGTATTTCGTGGATGAAGCCTTATTTTCTTATCGAATTCATAATAACAATCAGGGTAGTCAACAGGCAAAAATGGGAGCAATCAAACATCATATCGATGAGTACGTTGCCACAATTAATGTACAGGAATCTTTACTAAAAAAAGCAAGTATAACCCGTCAAGAATTAATTGATGCTTTTATTGAACAAGATATTGCTTTACGAGGTTTAAAGTTTCTAGGGGAGGGGAATTCTCTATTAGCAAGACGTATTTTGCATTTCGGACTAGCAACCTATCCCAAATCTATCAATAAAAACACAAAAGCAAAGCTATTAAGAGTATTATTGCTTAGTGGATTTATTGGTCAGTTTATTTCTCAAAAATTAATGACAGTAGGTTTAAGCTACTGGAATAATCAAACTCAAAAAACACTTCAAAAACTTAATAATTAG